A part of Candidatus Deferrimicrobium borealis genomic DNA contains:
- a CDS encoding AsmA family protein, whose translation MANRRKIALFAAGGLFALLVLAAVALVLFVDVNAHKPRLEAAFSDALGMEVRIAGRLGIGLFPRFHITAEDVRIRNRGMDVAAAKKTFLGIELLPIFHKEIRIVKIRMKRPRISIDQDRDGKFNIEASEEESGKKTTEETKGTRFSLDVAKISLSDAALFYAEKKTGEVLEAGVFNLDVSRLQFTGRKGPDLPKHLSFAAEFSCKEFRKGSLAVSDLKLRIEGKDGLYKIHPVTAARLVYSGPGGKTEADRVALGVDNLAVGGDGKADLLRRISFSGTAGIGEVRTEGLVVSDLTSAVAGKDGILDLHPVTMRLFGGQGSGSLRADLSGSVPQYHIRYSLSRFRIEEFLKTLSPKNAAKGPMDLSVTLSMRGKTANEMKRTADGVVSLRGENLTLDGVDLDRLFSRYEASQNFNLIDVGAFFIAGPFAPMITGGYNFASLFQGSGGSSRILVVVSDWKVERGIALAKDVAMATNEHRVALVGSLDFPNERFNDVTVAVVDGMGCATVRQKISGSFLKPEVENVNVFKTVAGPVLRLFTQAIKLLGEKCEVFYAGSVAPPK comes from the coding sequence ATGGCCAACAGACGGAAAATCGCCCTCTTCGCGGCCGGAGGGCTCTTTGCGCTTCTCGTCCTCGCGGCGGTTGCGCTGGTTCTCTTCGTGGATGTGAACGCGCACAAGCCCCGGCTGGAGGCGGCCTTCTCCGACGCCCTGGGGATGGAAGTCCGCATCGCCGGCAGGCTGGGGATCGGCCTCTTCCCGCGCTTCCATATCACAGCGGAGGATGTGCGCATCCGGAACCGGGGGATGGACGTTGCCGCCGCGAAGAAGACCTTCCTCGGAATCGAGCTTCTCCCCATTTTCCACAAGGAAATCCGGATCGTAAAGATCCGGATGAAGCGCCCCCGGATCTCCATCGATCAGGACCGCGACGGAAAATTCAACATCGAAGCATCGGAGGAGGAATCCGGGAAGAAGACGACCGAGGAGACCAAAGGAACGCGATTCTCCCTGGACGTGGCGAAGATTTCCCTCTCGGACGCCGCCCTCTTCTACGCGGAGAAAAAAACCGGGGAAGTACTCGAGGCCGGAGTCTTTAACCTGGACGTGAGCCGCCTGCAGTTCACCGGAAGGAAGGGCCCGGACCTCCCGAAGCACCTTTCCTTTGCGGCGGAGTTCTCCTGCAAGGAGTTCCGCAAGGGGAGCCTGGCGGTCTCGGACCTGAAACTCCGGATCGAGGGGAAGGACGGACTGTATAAGATTCACCCCGTCACGGCAGCCCGGCTCGTCTATTCCGGACCCGGCGGGAAAACGGAGGCGGACCGGGTCGCCCTGGGCGTAGACAACCTCGCTGTCGGGGGCGACGGAAAGGCCGACCTTCTCCGCAGGATTTCGTTTTCGGGGACCGCCGGGATCGGGGAGGTACGGACAGAGGGCCTCGTCGTCTCCGACCTTACGTCCGCCGTGGCCGGGAAGGACGGCATCCTCGATCTCCATCCGGTCACGATGCGCCTCTTCGGAGGGCAAGGGTCGGGAAGCCTCCGGGCGGACCTCTCGGGCTCCGTCCCCCAGTACCACATCCGCTATTCCCTATCGAGGTTCCGCATCGAGGAGTTCCTCAAGACCCTCTCGCCGAAGAATGCCGCAAAAGGGCCGATGGACCTCTCCGTCACCCTTTCGATGCGGGGAAAGACAGCGAACGAGATGAAGCGGACCGCGGACGGCGTGGTCTCCCTTCGGGGCGAGAACCTGACCCTCGACGGCGTCGACCTCGACCGGTTGTTCTCCCGATATGAGGCCAGCCAGAACTTCAACCTCATCGACGTGGGCGCCTTCTTCATCGCCGGCCCCTTCGCCCCGATGATCACGGGGGGATATAACTTCGCGAGCCTCTTCCAGGGGTCCGGCGGCAGCAGCAGGATCCTGGTGGTCGTCTCCGACTGGAAGGTGGAACGCGGCATTGCGCTGGCGAAAGACGTGGCGATGGCGACGAACGAGCACCGGGTCGCGCTCGTCGGAAGCCTCGATTTCCCCAACGAACGGTTCAACGATGTCACCGTGGCGGTGGTCGACGGGATGGGTTGCGCAACGGTGCGGCAGAAGATCAGCGGCTCTTTCCTGAAACCGGAGGTGGAGAATGTGAACGTCTTCAAAACGGTCGCAGGGCCGGTGCTCAGGTTGTTCACGCAGGCGATAAAACTCCTTGGGGAGAAGTGCGAGGTGTTCTACGCCGGCTCGGTGGCACCGCCGAAATGA
- a CDS encoding CsbD family protein, with protein MKSSTKDKAEGTFHELKGKVKEVAGKLSDNPKLEAEGTGEKIAGKVQEKIGQVKKVLGK; from the coding sequence ATGAAATCCAGCACGAAGGACAAGGCGGAAGGGACGTTTCACGAGCTGAAGGGGAAGGTCAAGGAGGTTGCAGGGAAACTAAGCGACAATCCGAAGTTGGAAGCGGAAGGTACCGGGGAAAAGATCGCCGGCAAAGTTCAGGAAAAGATCGGCCAGGTGAAGAAGGTTTTGGGGAAGTAG
- a CDS encoding acyl-CoA N-acyltransferase, translating to MAGIEIAVVEGGSELKDFIDLPWKLYAEYPRWVPPLKKEVRRLLDPRRHPFWSSAERRLFLARRGSQAVGRIAGIIDRRYNEFHGEQMGIWGFFECADDPAAAAALFSAVETWARLKGMAFVRGPLNPSTNYELGLLVEGFEYPPTLMMAYNPPYYSGLVESCGFAKEKDLFAFLIDGDYRLPEWMDSLAGRIARKKGIHIRPFRPKDEDAEFTRIKEIYNDSWSANWGFVPLSDGEMRDFQKSVMTFADPDLAFFIYYEDEPAAVCVIFPDINPLLKRLNGRIGLLGPLKVLLYRREITGLRCLMFGIKDKYRQLGIPMLAFHHIFEVVRQKDKYRSLELGWTLEDNESVNTLAVEAGARPYKRYRIFRKSLSHSASR from the coding sequence ATGGCCGGCATCGAGATCGCTGTTGTGGAGGGAGGTTCGGAACTGAAGGACTTCATCGATCTCCCGTGGAAACTCTATGCCGAGTACCCCAGATGGGTTCCTCCCCTTAAGAAGGAGGTTCGCCGGCTGCTGGATCCCCGCCGGCACCCTTTCTGGTCGTCTGCCGAGCGCCGGCTTTTTCTGGCCCGGCGCGGTTCGCAGGCGGTGGGCAGGATCGCGGGCATCATCGATCGACGCTATAATGAGTTCCATGGCGAACAGATGGGAATTTGGGGATTCTTCGAATGCGCTGACGATCCGGCGGCAGCCGCAGCCCTCTTTTCCGCCGTGGAGACGTGGGCTCGCCTGAAGGGCATGGCCTTCGTCAGGGGGCCGCTGAACCCGTCCACCAATTACGAGCTCGGGCTGCTCGTCGAGGGCTTCGAATATCCGCCGACGTTGATGATGGCGTACAACCCGCCGTACTACTCCGGATTGGTCGAATCGTGCGGCTTCGCCAAAGAGAAGGACCTGTTCGCCTTCCTGATCGATGGCGATTACCGGCTTCCCGAGTGGATGGACAGTCTGGCTGGACGGATCGCCCGAAAAAAAGGGATCCACATCCGGCCCTTTCGTCCCAAGGATGAAGACGCCGAGTTTACCCGGATCAAGGAGATCTACAATGACTCCTGGTCCGCCAACTGGGGGTTCGTCCCCCTGAGCGATGGGGAGATGCGGGACTTTCAGAAGAGCGTGATGACCTTCGCGGATCCCGACCTGGCTTTTTTCATCTATTACGAGGACGAACCGGCGGCGGTCTGCGTAATCTTCCCCGACATCAACCCATTGCTCAAGCGTCTCAACGGGCGGATCGGCCTGCTGGGTCCGCTGAAGGTGCTCCTCTATCGCCGGGAGATCACCGGATTGCGGTGTCTGATGTTCGGGATCAAGGACAAGTACCGGCAATTGGGAATCCCCATGTTGGCCTTCCACCACATCTTTGAGGTTGTTCGGCAAAAGGACAAATACCGTTCTCTGGAGCTGGGCTGGACCCTGGAGGACAATGAGTCCGTCAACACCTTGGCCGTGGAAGCGGGCGCAAGACCCTACAAGAGGTATCGCATCTTCAGAAAGTCTCTCAGTCATTCCGCGTCACGGTAA
- a CDS encoding SDR family NAD(P)-dependent oxidoreductase yields MLAEEQVPIIAFVWRPGEISPPVSDMAQRTGSRAIFDFSTMGAEAFHSFLQKADPVGHVSDIKISASALMNPSVGRLLKETGARNLWVECQSHSSPGDPSAFLKRLRTLSEDYRCFPIVGDVPLLAAMVKEDSGIGRIVLKGCEAAGFVSGETTLVLYSTAKEMLHASAKSLDVLIWGGVSTPEAAAAFLSTGAAGIVFESVHWLTDLVVMDDPQRQQLARLRMDSTALVGLNLQVPCRLFNKGNSLAFKKIQAFEDSLCAAGITDESRRAFVGQVQGSALHPLDSHFTQSEVIPLGVEAAFASSFAERFGTGTGKAVNAFMAETRNLCGAAEAKRDCFLDSPVAREMGIKYPFIQGAMSSITETPEFASEIADAGGLPTIALGLMDAQACDRRLVRLPEIMGARPYAVNVVSLAENPFRETHLAWIKQHRPRFVWIAGGDLSPIKELLQCGIGVVYIAPDEALLKLALEAGVRYVVCEGYEAGGHIGQHSTLTLAQMVLDLKRRHPSLFQDCRVILAGGIFNRETAFMAGLLGADAIQMGTAYLATREIVETGALAALYQRMIVESPPGGTVVSGQSTGLRLRSLRTPRMAAVLALEREFAAGQQDEQSFREKMEEMTAGSLFAAARGVDRRSGQPLDEQVCLERGQFMSGSCAGLIGKVQKLKSFHRELAEGPLLLHQPFATSTAKTAAPTPDPPLPAETRSPGVGRRSKGVARRRDDRDRVAITGMSVLNALGKSPEEVWAASLAMKSGVTLVPASRWNHDRFYDPRPRATDKTYCRVGAFVDFQVSRNELGISPQDFRTMTSATRTTLWHAQRAIQASGILESGIPRERIAVLISQNSGEAAGTLTDMIIREYVHEILSAIKRAVPLTPDQERAIEREVKSGRMAPDDTTLLGRLNCTAAGFICNRYGFMGPSFAVSAACATSLVAIYSALQMIRNGIIDAAIVGGGEDDLTHLHFLEFSALGALYGLSGRPRPPHEASCPFDAERDGMVLAEGGGMIVIERESLARARGAHAHAVITGMGASNNHLGMVESSSVTQEIAIRASFQGIPYGPNAVDLVECHATSTRQGDVEEVRALKAFFNSSNRTVITSFKSQIGHTLGASGINNLIRGVMAMKAGVFPPTLNYKHPDPEIALEGSGLLIAPEPMDWRRRNGLPRRLQVNAFGFGGSNYVVQVEQAMEGEDTILISTGREARLAAETADGPAALQGVSFFRTETAGRTCRMAVVAPSDEEALTVIERSASLAEAAVASPKAARSLAQQGLFINPEDPPVPPLALVFPGQGAHYAGMGQALYDSFPVIREWMDRAAAAADYDLLHLLFHDREENLQKTRWQQPALFTVEHAMARHLIALGIHPVAMAGHSLGELTALCLAGVFSLEDGFRIVNKRALCMDKAAAMNVDPGVMAATDAPLDRLKELIRGRGDVHISNINSPKQVVLSGNTEAVKVFGNRLKEKGYRFTLLRVSMAFHSPIMRVIHDELEAYVASIPFHSPQIPVISNTTRAPYPSDPGKIRRILMAHLESNVHWMENVQTLWDDYGIRHFVEVGPGDILSDLIADTLPEPLCLQTCLPNAESPTYRTALAQLFVHGHLQVRGEPRFVSLPSSRPQDRLPVPPDRQAAPALAEAPERQDHLEAVIRIIMDATGFNRDEIQPDMDLRRDLSVRSSRLPIIMDAAERHFGITIELEDFLHVRTVRDIARRISTIVARQEGSGERLAAKATDPGAAPAGIPEPSADEARLKRLVFHLAPVEPAAFMPVELSPGETVLLLSPNQEDALARSAGDLLRQEYGVDPFALPFMPEHLGPGEEGHDILTAAGFARTAEKISGLASLAGLVITLPEGGSGRLAGMADVSRLLTGLFQLLKAFLQSPARKFVVLIHAREDTDTPGRLLKEGLLGLFLSAAQEYSAVQFRTLEIDRDTDLPLALRAALDKGCAAVELIYREGKIFTSQGHLAPAVFGDPATRKLNPGDVVVISGGATGIGAHLARGLVPFAPRLVFLGRTRLDPSAHPLEPHREPSSSASAPDKSRACEIARTLEDLHASGIEAMYLSCDVTDPEAVRGALGEVTGRYGRIDGIIHGAGVLRDAFLDQMTPEDFSLVADVKFLGAWNLFSAAEGAGLRFFVGLSSVAAIQGNPGQTNYAAANRMMSALLRTLRRKNGAIRFKALMLPPIEGAGMAEDPEVRDVLRRRGVAYVHVQELAGLFCRELFVAPADDDWVMFIRTLPSVKTAPLGDTGPPALSGQLDDGPMAFSPRDFPMLDGLSCLDLRREHVEASRSFSRQNDLWIADHRPLKSLAHPLVSAIMMLETFMESARILYPHLQVRGVRQVRFMDMISCPPEVPRSSRISCRRTGADPREVVCEASLSVEEISPTGRRTDRFIPHCTGQVLLGGGSGEFAEGFQDFPVRPDELRTQPVNHEKVLKWYEDRTGLDGRYRVLEVIDGTGPGLVRGETIYRETNDFAHLPAARYQYSPYLLEALMQLVGFHMLAMDPQDRRPMLPTEIGEMRFLRQCRAGERITLEARLRVQDQESLAWDARGLDDQGRTIMQVRTMRLHRVTP; encoded by the coding sequence ATGTTGGCTGAGGAGCAAGTCCCCATCATTGCTTTTGTCTGGAGACCTGGCGAGATCAGCCCGCCTGTGTCTGACATGGCCCAACGCACGGGCAGCCGGGCCATCTTCGATTTTTCCACGATGGGGGCGGAAGCATTCCATTCGTTCCTGCAAAAGGCCGACCCTGTTGGTCATGTCAGCGATATCAAGATTTCCGCCTCCGCCCTGATGAATCCATCCGTCGGCCGGCTCCTGAAGGAAACAGGCGCCCGGAATCTCTGGGTGGAATGCCAATCCCACTCCTCCCCGGGGGACCCTTCGGCATTTCTGAAGCGACTGCGGACCTTGTCGGAAGACTACCGCTGCTTTCCCATCGTCGGGGACGTGCCTCTCCTGGCCGCCATGGTCAAGGAGGATTCGGGCATCGGGCGCATCGTCCTCAAGGGCTGCGAGGCCGCCGGATTCGTGAGCGGCGAGACGACCTTGGTCCTCTATTCGACGGCCAAGGAAATGTTGCACGCCTCTGCGAAGTCTCTGGACGTCCTCATCTGGGGCGGCGTCTCCACCCCCGAGGCGGCCGCGGCCTTCCTGTCCACCGGAGCCGCCGGTATCGTCTTCGAGAGCGTCCACTGGCTGACCGATCTGGTGGTCATGGACGATCCCCAACGCCAGCAACTCGCCAGACTCCGCATGGATTCCACTGCCCTGGTGGGCTTGAACCTGCAGGTTCCGTGTCGCCTGTTCAACAAGGGGAACTCGCTGGCCTTCAAAAAGATTCAGGCGTTCGAGGATTCGCTGTGCGCCGCCGGGATCACGGACGAAAGCCGTCGCGCCTTCGTCGGCCAGGTGCAGGGAAGCGCCCTCCATCCCCTGGACAGCCATTTCACCCAGAGCGAGGTCATCCCTCTGGGCGTGGAGGCGGCTTTTGCTTCGTCGTTTGCCGAGCGTTTCGGCACCGGAACCGGGAAGGCCGTGAACGCCTTCATGGCGGAGACGCGGAACTTGTGCGGCGCAGCCGAGGCGAAGAGGGATTGCTTCCTGGACAGCCCCGTAGCCCGGGAGATGGGCATCAAGTACCCCTTTATCCAGGGCGCCATGTCCTCGATCACCGAAACCCCGGAGTTTGCCTCCGAGATTGCCGATGCCGGCGGACTGCCCACCATCGCCCTCGGCCTGATGGATGCCCAGGCCTGTGACCGCAGGCTGGTACGCTTGCCGGAGATCATGGGCGCACGCCCGTACGCGGTGAATGTCGTCTCCCTGGCCGAGAACCCATTCCGGGAAACGCATCTGGCCTGGATAAAGCAACACCGACCCCGTTTTGTCTGGATCGCCGGAGGAGATCTCTCCCCCATAAAAGAATTGCTGCAATGCGGCATCGGTGTCGTGTATATCGCCCCGGATGAGGCCCTGTTGAAGCTCGCCCTGGAAGCGGGCGTCCGCTACGTGGTTTGCGAGGGCTACGAGGCCGGCGGCCACATAGGGCAACATAGCACGCTCACCCTGGCGCAAATGGTGCTGGACCTCAAACGACGTCATCCATCCCTGTTCCAGGACTGTCGGGTGATCCTGGCGGGGGGCATCTTCAATCGGGAAACCGCTTTTATGGCCGGCCTGCTCGGCGCCGACGCCATCCAGATGGGCACGGCCTATCTGGCCACCCGGGAGATCGTTGAAACGGGCGCCTTGGCGGCCCTCTATCAGCGGATGATCGTGGAATCGCCGCCGGGGGGAACGGTCGTTTCGGGCCAAAGCACCGGACTTCGCCTGCGCTCCTTGAGGACCCCGAGAATGGCCGCCGTCCTGGCTCTGGAAAGGGAGTTTGCCGCGGGCCAACAGGACGAGCAGTCTTTCCGCGAGAAAATGGAGGAGATGACCGCCGGCAGCCTCTTCGCAGCGGCCCGAGGGGTGGACCGCCGAAGCGGGCAGCCGCTGGATGAGCAGGTGTGCCTGGAACGCGGGCAATTCATGAGCGGGTCCTGCGCCGGACTGATCGGTAAAGTCCAGAAGCTGAAGTCCTTTCACCGCGAGTTGGCCGAAGGCCCGCTCCTGCTCCATCAGCCCTTTGCGACGTCGACCGCAAAAACCGCGGCACCCACACCCGACCCGCCACTTCCTGCGGAGACCCGTTCCCCCGGGGTGGGCCGGAGATCGAAGGGCGTCGCCCGCCGGAGAGACGATCGCGACCGGGTGGCCATCACCGGGATGAGCGTCCTCAATGCCCTCGGGAAGAGTCCGGAAGAGGTCTGGGCGGCAAGCTTGGCCATGAAGAGCGGCGTTACCCTGGTTCCGGCTTCCAGGTGGAATCACGACCGCTTTTATGATCCGCGGCCGCGCGCTACGGACAAGACCTACTGCCGGGTGGGCGCCTTCGTGGATTTTCAGGTCTCACGCAATGAGCTGGGGATTTCCCCACAGGATTTCCGGACCATGACCTCGGCCACCAGGACCACCCTGTGGCATGCGCAAAGGGCCATCCAGGCTTCCGGCATCCTCGAGTCAGGAATCCCGCGCGAGCGCATCGCGGTCCTCATCTCCCAGAACTCCGGAGAGGCGGCGGGCACCCTCACCGATATGATCATCAGGGAGTACGTGCACGAAATCCTCTCCGCCATCAAGCGGGCCGTTCCTCTCACCCCGGATCAGGAGAGGGCCATCGAACGGGAGGTGAAGTCCGGACGCATGGCCCCCGACGACACCACGCTTCTGGGCCGACTCAACTGCACCGCCGCCGGCTTCATCTGCAACCGCTATGGCTTCATGGGGCCCAGCTTTGCGGTTTCCGCCGCCTGCGCCACCTCCCTGGTCGCCATTTACAGCGCCCTGCAGATGATCCGCAACGGCATCATCGACGCCGCCATCGTCGGCGGGGGCGAGGATGATCTCACGCATCTGCATTTCCTGGAATTCTCCGCCCTGGGCGCTCTTTACGGGTTGTCGGGACGGCCGCGGCCGCCGCACGAAGCATCCTGCCCCTTCGATGCCGAACGGGACGGGATGGTCCTCGCCGAAGGCGGTGGAATGATCGTGATCGAGCGGGAAAGCCTGGCGCGCGCGAGGGGGGCGCATGCCCACGCCGTCATCACCGGCATGGGAGCGAGCAACAACCATCTGGGCATGGTGGAGTCCTCCAGTGTCACCCAGGAGATCGCCATCCGCGCCTCTTTCCAAGGGATACCCTATGGGCCCAATGCAGTGGACCTGGTGGAATGCCATGCCACGAGCACCCGGCAAGGGGACGTGGAGGAGGTCCGTGCCTTGAAGGCGTTCTTCAATTCCTCCAATCGCACGGTGATCACCTCCTTCAAATCCCAGATCGGACACACGCTGGGCGCCTCGGGCATTAACAACCTCATCCGGGGAGTCATGGCCATGAAGGCGGGGGTCTTCCCTCCCACCCTCAATTACAAGCATCCAGACCCGGAAATCGCCCTGGAGGGATCGGGTCTCCTCATCGCCCCGGAGCCGATGGATTGGCGGCGCCGGAACGGGCTGCCAAGAAGGCTTCAGGTCAACGCCTTCGGGTTCGGAGGTTCCAACTACGTGGTCCAGGTGGAGCAGGCCATGGAGGGTGAGGATACGATCCTGATCTCCACGGGCAGGGAGGCGCGTCTCGCCGCGGAGACGGCCGATGGCCCTGCGGCGCTCCAAGGCGTCTCTTTCTTCCGGACCGAGACGGCCGGCCGCACCTGCCGGATGGCCGTTGTCGCACCCTCTGACGAAGAGGCCCTCACGGTCATCGAACGCTCCGCCTCCCTGGCCGAAGCCGCGGTCGCCTCACCCAAGGCGGCGCGTTCCCTGGCGCAGCAGGGCCTCTTCATCAACCCCGAGGATCCGCCCGTGCCGCCGCTCGCCCTGGTCTTTCCCGGACAGGGAGCCCACTATGCCGGCATGGGCCAGGCGCTCTACGACTCCTTTCCCGTCATCCGGGAATGGATGGATCGGGCAGCGGCTGCAGCGGACTACGACCTTCTTCACCTCCTGTTCCACGATCGGGAGGAGAACCTTCAGAAGACCCGGTGGCAGCAACCTGCCCTGTTCACCGTGGAACACGCCATGGCTCGACACCTCATCGCTCTTGGTATTCACCCGGTGGCGATGGCCGGCCACAGCTTGGGCGAGTTGACCGCCTTGTGCCTGGCTGGCGTCTTTTCCCTGGAGGACGGGTTTCGAATCGTGAACAAGAGGGCCCTGTGCATGGACAAGGCCGCTGCCATGAACGTGGACCCCGGCGTCATGGCGGCCACGGACGCCCCCCTGGATCGGTTGAAAGAGTTGATCCGGGGACGGGGCGATGTCCACATCAGCAATATCAATTCACCGAAACAGGTCGTTCTGAGCGGCAACACCGAGGCGGTCAAAGTATTCGGAAACAGGCTCAAGGAGAAGGGATACCGGTTCACCCTCTTGCGGGTCAGCATGGCCTTTCACTCTCCGATCATGAGGGTCATCCACGATGAGCTCGAGGCGTACGTTGCCTCCATCCCGTTTCATTCCCCGCAGATCCCCGTCATCTCCAACACAACCAGGGCCCCGTATCCATCGGATCCCGGTAAGATCCGGCGCATCCTGATGGCCCACCTGGAATCGAACGTCCATTGGATGGAGAACGTCCAGACCCTGTGGGATGACTACGGCATCCGGCACTTCGTGGAGGTGGGCCCCGGCGACATCTTGAGCGATCTCATCGCCGACACGCTCCCGGAGCCGTTATGCCTCCAGACCTGCCTGCCCAACGCGGAGAGCCCCACGTACCGGACCGCTCTGGCGCAGCTCTTCGTTCACGGGCATCTCCAGGTTCGGGGAGAACCGCGGTTCGTCTCCCTCCCGTCATCCCGCCCCCAGGATCGCCTACCGGTCCCCCCGGACAGACAGGCCGCCCCGGCACTTGCCGAAGCGCCGGAGCGTCAAGATCACCTGGAGGCGGTTATTCGCATCATCATGGATGCCACCGGATTCAACCGGGACGAAATCCAACCCGATATGGATCTCAGGAGGGACCTCTCCGTCCGCTCCAGCCGTCTCCCGATCATCATGGATGCCGCGGAACGCCACTTCGGGATCACCATCGAATTGGAGGACTTTCTCCATGTCCGCACGGTAAGAGACATCGCCCGGCGGATCTCCACGATCGTCGCCCGGCAGGAAGGCTCCGGCGAACGGCTCGCCGCCAAGGCAACGGATCCCGGCGCGGCGCCGGCCGGAATCCCGGAGCCGTCAGCGGATGAGGCGCGTCTGAAGCGGCTCGTTTTCCACCTCGCCCCTGTGGAGCCGGCAGCTTTCATGCCCGTGGAATTGAGCCCCGGCGAGACTGTCCTCCTCCTCTCGCCGAACCAGGAGGACGCACTGGCCAGGAGTGCGGGAGACCTGCTCCGCCAGGAGTACGGTGTTGACCCGTTTGCCCTGCCATTCATGCCGGAACACCTGGGGCCGGGCGAAGAGGGCCACGACATTCTGACCGCCGCGGGATTCGCCAGGACCGCAGAGAAAATTTCGGGCCTCGCCTCCCTCGCGGGGCTGGTCATCACCTTGCCGGAAGGCGGTTCGGGACGGTTGGCCGGCATGGCGGATGTTTCTCGGCTGCTCACGGGGCTCTTTCAACTCCTTAAGGCCTTTCTCCAATCACCTGCCAGGAAGTTCGTCGTCCTGATTCATGCCCGCGAGGATACCGACACTCCTGGCCGGCTGCTGAAGGAGGGGCTGCTCGGACTGTTTCTGAGCGCCGCCCAGGAATACTCCGCGGTCCAGTTTCGCACGCTGGAAATCGACCGGGACACCGACCTGCCCCTGGCCCTGCGCGCCGCTCTGGACAAGGGTTGCGCCGCGGTGGAGCTCATCTATCGCGAAGGCAAGATCTTCACCTCGCAGGGACACCTGGCCCCCGCGGTCTTCGGCGATCCGGCAACTCGGAAGTTGAACCCCGGAGACGTTGTCGTCATATCGGGAGGCGCCACGGGGATCGGCGCCCACCTGGCCCGCGGTTTGGTGCCCTTCGCGCCTCGCCTGGTTTTTCTTGGCAGGACCCGGCTGGATCCATCCGCCCATCCCCTGGAGCCGCACCGCGAGCCATCGTCTTCCGCATCGGCCCCTGACAAATCCCGAGCCTGCGAGATCGCCCGGACCTTGGAGGATTTGCACGCCTCGGGAATCGAGGCCATGTACCTGTCCTGCGATGTAACCGACCCCGAGGCGGTTCGTGGCGCCCTGGGCGAGGTGACCGGCCGCTATGGCCGGATCGACGGCATCATTCACGGCGCCGGCGTCCTCCGGGACGCTTTCCTCGACCAGATGACCCCAGAGGATTTCTCCCTTGTCGCGGACGTTAAATTCCTGGGAGCCTGGAATCTGTTCTCGGCGGCAGAGGGGGCGGGCTTGAGGTTCTTCGTGGGCCTTTCCTCGGTGGCGGCCATCCAGGGAAATCCCGGCCAGACCAACTACGCTGCCGCCAACCGCATGATGTCGGCGCTGCTTCGAACCCTCCGGCGCAAGAACGGCGCCATCCGCTTCAAGGCGTTGATGCTGCCACCGATCGAGGGAGCGGGCATGGCCGAGGACCCGGAGGTCCGGGACGTTCTCAGACGCCGAGGCGTGGCCTACGTCCATGTCCAGGAGCTTGCCGGCCTCTTCTGCCGGGAACTCTTCGTCGCCCCGGCCGACGACGATTGGGTCATGTTCATCAGGACCCTGCCCTCCGTGAAGACGGCACCGCTCGGGGATACCGGTCCTCCCGCGCTCAGTGGACAACTGGATGACGGCCCCATGGCCTTCAGCCCTCGGGATTTCCCCATGCTCGATGGCCTCTCTTGCCTGGATCTCCGTCGGGAACACGTGGAGGCCTCCAGATCCTTCTCCAGACAGAACGATCTGTGGATCGCGGATCACCGGCCACTCAAGTCCCTCGCCCATCCTCTGGTCTCCGCCATCATGATGCTCGAGACCTTCATGGAATCCGCCCGCATCCTCTATCCCCACCTCCAGGTGCGGGGCGTGCGCCAGGTGCGTTTCATGGACATGATCTCCTGTCCTCCCGAGGTTCCCCGGTCTTCCAGAATCTCCTGCCGCCGAACCGGCGCCGACCCTCGGGAAGTGGTATGCGAGGCCTCTCTATCGGTAGAAGAGATCTCCCCCACGGGCCGGCGGACCGACCGCTTCATCCCGCACTGCACGGGACAGGTGCTCCTCGGTGGCGGGAGCGGAGAATTCGCCGAGGGATTCCAGGATTTTCCCGTCCGTCCCGATGAGCTGCGGACGCAGCCCGTGAATCATGAAAAGGTGCTCAAGTGGTACGAAGACCGCACCGGACTCGACGGCAGGTATCGTGTGCTGGAGGTCATTGACGGTACCGGTCCGGGACTGGTACGGGGGGAAACCATTTACCGTGAGACCAATGATTTCGCGCATCTGCCCGCCGCCCGCTACCAATACTCTCCCTACCTGCTCGAGGCCCTTATGCAGTTGGTCGGTTTCCACATGCTGGCCATGGACCCACAGGATCGCCGCCCGATGCTGCCCACAGAGATCGGCGAGATGCGGTTTCTGCGCCAATGCCGGGCGGGCGAACGGATAACCCTGGAGGCCCGCCTGCGGGTCCAGGACCAGGAATCTCTCGCCTGGGACGCCCGGGGGCTCGACGATCAGGGCCGCACGATAATGCAGGTTCGTACGATGCGCCTGCACCGGGTTACGCCATGA